The following coding sequences are from one Vicugna pacos chromosome 11, VicPac4, whole genome shotgun sequence window:
- the TMEM254 gene encoding transmembrane protein 254 isoform X2, translating into MGKAAGDAMYFQRASLFWVTVITVSLVYYTGAVFWPESIPYQSLGPLGSFTQYLVDHHHTLLHKGYWLAWLIHLGESLYAIVLCKSKGITNSWTQLLWFLQTFLFGIASLSYLIAYRPRHQKQT; encoded by the exons ATGGGGAAAGCAGCAGGAGATGCGATGTACTTCCAGAGGGCCAGTCTGTTCTGGGTCACCGTCATCACCGTTTCCCTTGTCTATTACACG GGTGCTGTCTTCTGGCCTGAGAGCATTCCTTACCAGAGCCTGGGGCCCCTGGGTTCCTTCACTCAGTACTTGGTGGACCATCATCACACGCTGCTGCACAAAGG GTATTGGCTTGCCTGGCTGATTCACTTGGGAGAGTCCTTGTATGCCATTGTGTTGTGCAA gtcTAAAGGCATCACGAACAGCTGGACTCAACTACTCTGGTTCCTACAGACGTTCCTCTTTGGGATAGCATCTCTCAGCTACTTGATTGCTTATAGACCAAGACACCAAAAGCAAACTTAA
- the TMEM254 gene encoding transmembrane protein 254 isoform X1, with amino-acid sequence MVAAKSETGRAATSYFRAARSLPSLVTVLALGYFGGAVFWPESIPYQSLGPLGSFTQYLVDHHHTLLHKGYWLAWLIHLGESLYAIVLCKSKGITNSWTQLLWFLQTFLFGIASLSYLIAYRPRHQKQT; translated from the exons ATGGTGGCTGCGAAGTCGGAGACAGGCCGGGCTGCTACCTCTTACTTTCGTGCAGCCAGATCGTTGCCCTCGCTGGTCACGGTCCTGGCGCTGGGATATTTCGGG GGTGCTGTCTTCTGGCCTGAGAGCATTCCTTACCAGAGCCTGGGGCCCCTGGGTTCCTTCACTCAGTACTTGGTGGACCATCATCACACGCTGCTGCACAAAGG GTATTGGCTTGCCTGGCTGATTCACTTGGGAGAGTCCTTGTATGCCATTGTGTTGTGCAA gtcTAAAGGCATCACGAACAGCTGGACTCAACTACTCTGGTTCCTACAGACGTTCCTCTTTGGGATAGCATCTCTCAGCTACTTGATTGCTTATAGACCAAGACACCAAAAGCAAACTTAA